The proteins below come from a single Garra rufa chromosome 3, GarRuf1.0, whole genome shotgun sequence genomic window:
- the rbm4.1 gene encoding RNA-binding protein 4.1 isoform X2, with protein MVKIFVGNLSPNTTADEIRSLFSQYGKISECDIVKNFGFVHMDDKAEADEAIRNLHHYVLNGLAMNVEMSKGKPKTSTKLHVGNISSSCTNQELRAKFEEYGPVVECDIVKDYAFVHMERVEDAMEAISGLDNTAFQGVSWLLMDHFRSYDASCFAWVTDSTDGPLPGTKLLLSS; from the exons ATGGTAAAAATCTTTGTTGGGAACCTTTCGCCGAACACCACGGCCGATGAGATCCGCTCCCTCTTCTCTCAGTATGGCAAGATATCCGAGTGTGACATAGTGAAAAACTTTGGCTTTGTGCACATGGATGACAAAGCAGAGGCAGATGAAGCCATTAGAAATCTTCACCATTACGTGCTGAACGGTCTGGCCATGAATGTGGAGATGAGCAAAGGGAAGCCCAAAACCTCTACAAAACTTCACGTCGGCAACATCAGCAGTAGCTGCACCAACCAAGAACTAAGGGCCAAGTTTGAGGAGTATGGACCTGTGGTTGAGTGTGACATAGTGAAAGACTATGCATTTGTTCACATGGAGAGAGTGGAGGATGCTATGGAGGCCATCAGTGGCTTGGACAACACAGCCTTTCAAG GTGTGTCTTGGTTGCTCATGGATCATTTTAGAAGTTACGATGCATCCTGTTTTGCCTGGGTCACGGACAGTACAGATGGCCCACTTCCTGGCACTAAACTACTTTTGTCGTCTTAA
- the rbm4.1 gene encoding RNA-binding protein 4.1 isoform X1: MVKIFVGNLSPNTTADEIRSLFSQYGKISECDIVKNFGFVHMDDKAEADEAIRNLHHYVLNGLAMNVEMSKGKPKTSTKLHVGNISSSCTNQELRAKFEEYGPVVECDIVKDYAFVHMERVEDAMEAISGLDNTAFQGKLMSVKLSTSRLRTAPGMGERTGCYRCGQEGHWSKECPLDQNGSYREGPGSTGYGPVRFGAGGDRGGGRGFHRGYSGEPAYGGSFAPSHGFSRGAGYGVPGYGRGAGFESAMSYGMPAGYGIGADNSMAPAYGSEAAYGSSGVAYGGAMPAYPIRRPPYEERDPYGVVDFYEKYRARPYGASYFEDRRAVPPPVPPPPTSSAIVRERLSTSNHDPYERHPLPPPPAPTSSYYVRERSPIRRAPLEAEGYAYERSRLSPVSSLPRSSAYEVPRDPYAERARYAY, encoded by the exons ATGGTAAAAATCTTTGTTGGGAACCTTTCGCCGAACACCACGGCCGATGAGATCCGCTCCCTCTTCTCTCAGTATGGCAAGATATCCGAGTGTGACATAGTGAAAAACTTTGGCTTTGTGCACATGGATGACAAAGCAGAGGCAGATGAAGCCATTAGAAATCTTCACCATTACGTGCTGAACGGTCTGGCCATGAATGTGGAGATGAGCAAAGGGAAGCCCAAAACCTCTACAAAACTTCACGTCGGCAACATCAGCAGTAGCTGCACCAACCAAGAACTAAGGGCCAAGTTTGAGGAGTATGGACCTGTGGTTGAGTGTGACATAGTGAAAGACTATGCATTTGTTCACATGGAGAGAGTGGAGGATGCTATGGAGGCCATCAGTGGCTTGGACAACACAGCCTTTCAAG GCAAACTGATGAGCGTGAAGCTTTCGACTAGCCGCCTGCGTACCGCGCCGGGAATGGGAGAGAGAACGGGTTGTTATCGGTGCGGGCAGGAAGGCCACTGGTCCAAAGAATGCCCATTGGACCAGAACGGCTCCTACAGAGAGGGCCCAGGCTCGACAGGATACGGGCCCGTCAGGTTCGGTGCGGGTGGCGATCGTGGTGGTGGCAGGGGTTTTCATCGTGGCTACAGTGGTGAGCCGGCCTACGGTGGCAGCTTTGCACCCTCACATGGCTTCTCCAGGGGAGCAGGGTACGGCGTCCCAGGGTACGGAAGGGGCGCGGGTTTTGAGAGTGCAATGAGTTACGGTATGCCAGCGGGCTACGGCATTGGCGCGGATAATAGCATGGCCCCCGCGTACGGCAGCGAGGCTGCGTATGGGAGCAGTGGCGTGGCCTATGGCGGTGCGATGCCTGCGTACCCAATACGGCGGCCGCCCTATGAGGAAAGAGATCCGTACGGGGTGGTGGACTTCTACGAGAAATATCGGGCACGTCCGTACGGAGCCAGTTATTTCGAAGATAGACGCGCGGTTCCACCTCCTGTCCCTCCTCCCCCAACCTCCTCAGCGATCGTGAGAGAGCGCCTGTCCACCTCTAACCATGACCCATATGAGCGCCATCCCCTTCCCCCTCCTCCGGCTCCCACCTCTTCATACTATGTCCGCGAACGGAGCCCGATCCGCCGAGCTCCCCTAGAGGCGGAAGGATACGCGTACGAACGGTCGCGCCTCTCTCCTGTCTCTTCGCTACCCAGGAGCTCTGCGTACGAGGTACCGCGGGATCCATATGCCGAACGGGCGCGCTATGCTTACTAG
- the LOC141331299 gene encoding RNA-binding protein 4.1-like, whose product MVKIFVGNLSSSTTAEDLRSLFSEYGKVKECDVLKNYGFVHMEGKQEAEEAIRKLHHHELKGQAINVEMSKGKPRGSTKLHVSNISSGCTNQELRAKFEEYGPVVECDIVKDYAFVHMERMEDAMEAISGLENTTFQGKLIKVQLSTSRLRTAPGMGDQTGCYICGEQGHWSKDCRRGQNGSYGGGMGGFPGSRGPQRSAPSYGMGGPGGLPSRGYPAGPLPPPPPMSRRPTYGEYGVNARERYLSRPPSAYPERSSAYERERYGSIDYYEKYRARPTGSSFFEDSRNLSIPPPPPPPPSSSSLSRMRLAPPSLDPYERRPVAPPPPTASAYFSRDRSPIRRVGAGSEGYSYERSRLSPVSRSSSTYTVPRARENYTERVRYAY is encoded by the exons ATGGTTAAGATCTTTGTTGGCAACCTATCTTCAAGCACGACCGCGGAAGATCTGCGCTCTCTTTTTTCTGAATATGGCAAAGTAAAAGAGTGTGATGTCCTGAAAAATTATGGCTTTGTGCACATGGAAGGTAAGCAGGAGGCCGAAGAGGCTATCCGCAAACTCCACCATCATGAGCTCAAAGGTCAAGCCATAAATGTGGAAATGAGCAAAGGGAAGCCCAGGGGTTCCACCAAACTGCATGTCAGCAACATCAGCAGCGGCTGCACCAATCAGGAGCTCCGGGCCAAGTTTGAGGAGTATGGCCCTGTGGTTGAGTGTGACATAGTGAAGGACTATGCCTTTGTTCACATGGAGCGAATGGAGGATGCCATGGAGGCCATCAGTGGGCTGGAGAACACGACCTTCCAAG GCAAGCTGATCAAAGTACAACTGTCCACAAGTCGCCTCCGCACAGCACCCGGCATGGGAGACCAAACCGGCTGTTACATCTGCGGAGAACAGGGCCACTGGTCCAAAGATTGCAGACGCGGGCAAAACGGTAGCTATGGCGGAGGCATGGGGGGATTTCCCGGCAGTAGAGGCCCCCAGAGGAGCGCCCCGAGTTACGGCATGGGCGGCCCTGGAGGTCTTCCTAGTAGAGGTTACCCTGCAGGGCCGCTACCCCCTCCCCCGCCCATGAGTCGGCGCCCCACCTACGGCGAGTACGGCGTGAATGCTCGAGAACGGTACCTCAGCAGGCCGCCGAGCGCCTATCCCGAGAGGTCGTCCGCATATGAGCGAGAGCGCTACGGAAGCATTGACTATTACGAGAAGTATCGGGCTCGTCCGACTGGCTCTAGCTTCTTCGAGGATAGTAGGAATCTCTCTATCCCACCACCTCCTCCTCCCCCTCCCTCTTCTTCCTCTCTCTCAAGGATGCGGTTGGCTCCTCCCAGCCTCGATCCCTACGAGCGACGCCCTGTGGCGCCTCCGCCTCCCACGGCATCGGCGTACTTCTCGCGGGACCGTAGCCCGATCAGACGGGTGGGCGCCGGTTCGGAAGGCTACTCGTACGAGCGCTCGCGACTTTCCCCGGTCTCAAGGAGCTCATCGACTTACACCGTGCCGCGGGCCAGAGAGAACTACACCGAGCGGGTTCGATACGCATACTAA